The Anaerolineae bacterium region CGGCGACCTTCTTGGCCAGCCGGTAGGGCCGGAAGTCGAACGGATCGGCGAAGGGGTTAGCGGCAGCGCCCACGAACATGCGCGGCGCTCCCTCGGCTTCCTCCCCGTTCATCAGCACTCCCCGGTCGCGCATGTCGCGGACGGCCTTGATGAGGTGTATCGAATCTAGGTCGTACACGTTCTTGGCCTGAGGGTGATTGCCGAAAGACTGGTGGTCGCCCGTGAGGCAGAGCACGTTACGAATGCCGAGGGCGTAGGCACCCAGGATGTCGGCCTGGATGGCCAGCCGGTTGCGGTCCCGGCAGGTCATCTGCATGACCGGTTCCAAGCCGCCTTGCCGCACCAGGAGGGCGGCGCCAATGCTCGACATCCGCACCACCGCCGTCTGGTTGTCGGTGAGGTTAACAGCGTCTACGTAACCACGGAGGAGCTCGATCTTCTTGGTGACGACTGCGGCGTCGGCGCCCTTAGGTGGCCCGAGTTCGCCGGTGACGGCAAAGTGGCCCGCGGCCAGGACGGCTTCGAGATTGGTGCCTGCCTTCATAGACGCAAGTCCTCCCTCACGATGCGCCGCTGCCCCCCGTCTCTGGACGAGCGCCAGTCCTTCGGCTCAGCGCATCGGTTCATGAGATCGAGCCGGCCAAGGGCGGCCAGCCGGTCGTAGATGAGTTGCCAGGCGCAGTTGACCTCGGGGTTGACTTCACAGTGGCCGTCCTGGGAGCCGCCGCAAGGGCCGTTGAGCATGCTTTTGGCGCAACGGGCGATGGGGCATATGCCCGCGGTGGTATCCAGGATGCAGTCGCCGCAAGCCTGACAGCGTTCGTCGAAGACCCCATGTTCCACCGGTGCTCCCAGGAAGCAGGTGTTGATCCCGGGGACGGTGAGCTTCTCCGGATACCTTTCGTTCATCACCTGGCAGCCGATCCCACAGGCGGTGCTCACCACCAAGTCGGCCCAAGCCACGTCGTCTTCGACTTCCTGTACGAACTCGGGCTCGCACTGCCGCTGGGTCACAGCATGCCGCACCTCTCGGGGGCGGCCTGCGATACGCTCCGCCACCCGAAGCGCGCCCGCCAGAGTGCGAGCTTCCTTCTCCCCGCCGGCAAAGGACACGGCGACACAGGTGCCGCACCCCAGCACCAGCACTCGCCCCGCCTCACCGAGCAGTCCCTGAATCTCCGACAGGGGCTTCTGTTGCGCTCTAATCACCTGCGCTGCCTCCCGACTTGAGCGGGCTCTGGCCCAGCTCTGTGATGTGCTGCACGAACTCATTCACATGGGTGCGGAACTGAGACGGCTGTCCCAGCCCCGTCTGCCAGAGGGCTAGCCGGCCCCGCCCAAGGCCTATCTGCTCCAGGAAGTCTTGCATGGCCTGGAAGCGACGCGAGGCGCGGGCGTTGCCACCCTGGTGGTGGCAGTTTCCTTCCTCGCAGCCGACCAGCAGAACCCCGTCGGCGCCGGCCTCGAACGCCGCCAGGACCACATCGGACTGCACTCGGCTGATGCAGGGGAACTCGACTACGTGCACTTCCGCCGGAATGTCCATGCCCTGGGCTACGGCCAGCTCCCGAGGCACGGCTCCGCAGTAGGAGCAGCTGAAGAGCGTAACCTGAGTCACCTATGACACCTCCTGCAGAGCGCGGTAGTAGGCCGCTTCGCCGGCCGACACGGCTGCCGTGTCGTAACCGGCCAGGGTGATGGCGTCCTGAGGACACTCTGCCACACAGGCTCCGCAGCCTTCGCAGGCTAACGGGTTGATCCAAGCGGCGCCGGCGATCCCGCCCACGCCTACTGCAGCCGCGTCAACGTCGGGCACGCCGTAGGGGCAAACCCGGACGCACGTCAGACAGGCCACGCACTTCTCGGGTGCGACCTGGGCCACCCGGTGCCACGGAGGTCGTGC contains the following coding sequences:
- a CDS encoding methylenetetrahydrofolate reductase, with product MKAGTNLEAVLAAGHFAVTGELGPPKGADAAVVTKKIELLRGYVDAVNLTDNQTAVVRMSSIGAALLVRQGGLEPVMQMTCRDRNRLAIQADILGAYALGIRNVLCLTGDHQSFGNHPQAKNVYDLDSIHLIKAVRDMRDRGVLMNGEEAEGAPRMFVGAAANPFADPFDFRPYRLAKKVAAGADFIQTQLIYNVPKFREYMTRVGDLGLTDKVYILAGVGPIKSVGAARYMANNVPGMDVPDEIVRRMSKAPREKRTDEGINICVEVIQQVREIPGVAGVHIMAIEWEEAVSEITSRAGLLPRPELAQSQEN
- a CDS encoding hydrogenase iron-sulfur subunit; this encodes MTQVTLFSCSYCGAVPRELAVAQGMDIPAEVHVVEFPCISRVQSDVVLAAFEAGADGVLLVGCEEGNCHHQGGNARASRRFQAMQDFLEQIGLGRGRLALWQTGLGQPSQFRTHVNEFVQHITELGQSPLKSGGSAGD